One Gossypium hirsutum isolate 1008001.06 chromosome A11, Gossypium_hirsutum_v2.1, whole genome shotgun sequence genomic window carries:
- the LOC107942225 gene encoding 40S ribosomal protein S21 yields the protein MQNEEGQNMDLYIPRKCSATNRLITSKDHASVQINVGHLDELGRYTGTFSTFALCGFVRAQGDADSALDRLWQKKKAEVRQQ from the exons ATGCAGAACGAAGAGGGTCAAAACATGGATCTTTACATCCCCAGGAAGTG TTCCGCCACTAACAGGCTCATCACCTCTAAGGATCATGCTTCCGTCCAAATCAACGTGGGACACTTGGATGAGCTTGGCAGATACACTGGCACATTCTCCACTTTTGCTCTTTGTGGATTTGTCCGTGCCCAG GGTGATGCTGACAGTGCTCTTGACAGGCTTTGGCAGAAGAAGAAAGCTGAAGTCCGACAGCAGTAG